A genomic stretch from Channa argus isolate prfri chromosome 24, Channa argus male v1.0, whole genome shotgun sequence includes:
- the ilk gene encoding integrin-linked protein kinase has protein sequence MDDIFAQCREGNSVAVRLWLDNTENDLNLGDDHGFSPLHWACREGRSGVVDMLIMRGARINVMNRGDDTPLHLASSHGHRDIVAKLIQCKADPNAVNEHGNTPLHYACFWGQDEVAEDLVASGAQVSVCNRYGQTPLDKAKPHLKQLLQERAEKMGQTMTKVPYKETFWKGTMRTRPRNGTLNKQAGIDYKQLSLLAKIHENQSGELWQGRWQGDEIVVKVLQVRDWTTRKSRDFNEEHPKLRIFSHPNILPVLGACQSPPSPHPVIISHYMPYGSLYNILHQGTTLVVDQSQAVKFALDIASGMAFLHTLEPMVSRLYLNSKHVMIDEDMTARISMADAKFSFQCPGRMYAPAWMAPEALQKRPEDINRRSADMWSFAVLLWELVTREVPFADLSHMEIGMKVALEGLRPTIPPGISPHICKLMRLCMNEDPAKRPKFDMIVPILEKMQEK, from the exons ATGGATGACATCTTCGCACAGTGTCGAGAAGGGAACTCTGTGGCTGTTCGTTTGTGGTTGGACAACACAGAGAATGACCTGAACTTGGG CGATGACCATGGCTTCAGTCCCCTTCACTGGGCATGCAGAGAAGGGAGGAGCGGGGTTGTCGACATGCTCATCATGAGGGGGGCTCGCATTAATGTGATGAACCGTGGAGATGATACCCCATTGCATCTCGCCTCCAGTCATGGACACAGAGACATCGTGGCTAAG CTGATTCAGTGCAAAGCAGACCCCAATGCTGTCAACGAGCATGGAAACACCCCCCTCCACTATGCCTGCTTCTGGGGCCAAGATGAAGTGGCGGag gacttGGTTGCCAGTGGTGCTCAGGTGTCCGTATGCAACAGGTATGGACAGACACCTCTGGATAAGGCCAAGCCTCACCTCAAACAGCTGCTTCAAG aaagagcagaaaaaatgGGCCAGACTATGACAAAAGTCCCCTATAAGGAAACTTTCTGGAAGGGCACCATGCGTACACGACCTC GTAATGGTACCCTTAACAAGCAGGCTGGTATTGATTATAAGCAGCTTTCACTCCTGGCAAAGATCCACGAAAACCAGTCTGGAGAA TTATGGCAGGGTCGGTGGCAAGGGGACGAGATTGTGGTGAAAGTGCTACAGGTGAGAGACTGGACCACTAGGAAGAGCAGAGACTTCAATGAGGAGCACCCAAAACTCAG GATCTTTTCTCATCCAAACATTCTGCCCGTTCTTGGAGCCTGTCAGTCACCTCCCTCCCCTCACCCTGTCATCATCAGCCACTACATGCCATACGGATCTCTCTACAACATACTCCATCAGGGCACTA CTCTGGTGGTCGACCAGAGCCAAGCAGTGAAGTTTGCATTGGATATTGCCAGTGGCATGGCTTTCCTCCACACCTTAGAGCCAATGGTCTCACGGCTTTATCTCAACAGTAAGCACGTCATG ATTGATGAGGACATGACAGCCAGAATAAGCATGGCAGAtgcaaagttctccttccagtGTCCTGGTCGTATGTACGCTCCAGCATGGATGGCCCCTGAAg cacTTCAGAAGCGGCCTGAGGATATCAACCGAAGATCTGCTGACATGTGGAGCTTTGCGGTGTTGCTGTGGGAACTGGTTACCAGAGAGGTCCCCTTTGCTGACCTCTCACACATGGAAATAGGCATGAAG GTGGCGCTCGAGGGTCTTCGGCCAACCATTCCTCCAGGGATTTCCCCTCATATCTGTAAGCTGATGAGACTCTGCATGAATGAAGACCCAGCCAAGAGACCCAAGTTTGACATGATCGTCCCCATACTGGAGAAGATGCAAGAGAAATGA
- the timm10b gene encoding mitochondrial import inner membrane translocase subunit Tim10 B, translated as MDPDQQLRNLRDFLLVYNRMTEICFQRCTSNFNYRNLTMDEERCVDNCAGKLIRSNHRLMGTYVQLMPRMVQRRMEEMESKAAANAKAAEDAASASAGSPATEASPASQTLIASSPPPPPQIPGLLESSVKSEAHGSVLKSEAVDICNERDAAVSKSTEVRMSAATPLTPAREPVNPSVFNKADS; from the exons ATGGACCCTGACCAACAACTGAGAAAT CTGCGCGATTTTCTTCTTGTTTACAACCGCATGACTGAAATCTGCTTCCAGAGATGCACCAGCAACTTCAACTACAGAAACCTCACCATGGACGAG GAGCGCTGCGTGGACAACTGTGCAGGGAAGCTGATTCGCTCTAACCACCGTCTGATGGGCACCTATGTGCAGCTGATGCCTCGGATGGTGCAACGCCGgatggaggagatggagagcAAGGCTGCAGCGAATGCCAAGGCAGCAGAAGATGCTGCTTCTGCATCTGCGGGGTCTCCTGCAACAGAGGCCTCACCAGCATCTCAGACTCTCATCGCTtcatccccacccccacctccacaGATACCTGGACTGTTAGAATCCAGTGTGAAATCTGAAGCCCATGGCTCCGTTTTAAAGTCAGAAGCAGTAGACATTTGTAATGAGCGAGATGCTGCTGTATCCAAATCCACCGAGGTCAGAATGTCGGCTGCAACACCACTCACACCTGCAAGGGAACCAGTAAATCCCTCTGTGTTTAATAAAGCTGACAGTTGA
- the hepacamb gene encoding hepatic and glial cell adhesion molecule b, with amino-acid sequence MKEEKEAPSNDKIISQMIFLMFLGFFKSGEVLAVNMTIPNTLIRGKVGHEALLSVQYSSLSLDLPVIKWQLRREKSITVVQSIGTEIIGTPRPEYRDRIMVFENGTLLLHNLRLSDDGTYDVEISITDDIFPGESSITLTVDEPISRPYIHMEASSVLELSENVILNCSHENGTRTTYRWFKGGKPLTNETRYILSPDQKIFTIKRVLMKDDDIYSCTVENPVGNATSLPIRLTVYRRSSLYIILSTGGIFLLITLVTVCACWTPSKKPRHTPRKPLSRFQHPHRSLINHTGDALPKLTQPNGINAVTSLYILQQKDPSLDDSSSNSIESPSEHDNPPCYTSFPGNTQATGSPTCSSHKCT; translated from the exons AtgaaggaagagaaggaggccCCTTCAAACGACAAAATCATTTCTCAGATgatatttctcatgtttctcGGTTTCTTTAAGTCAG gTGAAGTCCTGGCAGTGAATATGACTATCCCCAATACTCTCATCCGAGGTAAAGTAGGCCATGAGGCCCTTCTGTCTGTCCAATACAGTAGTTTAAGCCTTGACCTGCCAGTCATCAAATGGCAGCTAAGGAGGGAAAAGTCTATCACAGTTGTCCAGTCAATTGGAACTGAGATAATTGGAACCCCGAGACCTGAGTATCGTGACCGTATCATGGTATTTGAAAATGGGACACTGCTTCTCCACAACCTGAGACTCTCTGATGATGGAACCTATGATGTGGAGATCTCCATCACAGATGACATCTTTCCAGGAGAAAGCAGCATTACACTCACTGTGGACG AACCTATATCCAGGCCTTACATCCATATGGAGGCTTCGTCAGTACTAGAGCTCAGCGAAAACGTCATCCTCAACTGCTCTCATGAAAATGGAACCAGGACTACATACAGATGGTTCAAAGGTGGAAAGCCACTGACCAATGAGACGAGATATATATTATCACCTGACCAAAAGATCTTCACCATAAAGCGGGTGTTGATGAAAGATGATGATATCTACAGCTGCACAGTGGAGAATCCTGTGGGCAATGCAACAAGCCTGCCTATCAGACTAACtgtctaca GAAGGAGTTCCCTCTATATCATCCTTTCcactggaggcatttttcttcTTATCACCTTGGTAACAGTATGTGCCTGTTGGACACCTTCCAAAAA GCCAAGACATACACCTAGAAAGCCTCTCTCTAGGTTTCAACACCCTCATCGCTCACTAATCAATCATACAG GGGATGCACTTCCAAAATTGACACAGCCTAATGGAATAAATGCAGTAACTTCACTTTACATTCTGCAGCAAAAG GATCCCAGCCTGGATGACTCATCTAGCAACAGTATTGAATCTCCTTCTGAACATGACAACCCACCATGTTACACCAGTTTCCCTGGGAACACCCAGGCTACTGGGTCCCCTACCTGCTCTTCCCATAAGTGCACTTGA
- the smpd1 gene encoding sphingomyelin phosphodiesterase: MGLVARLLPPGLMICALVFTLPLFGSCHPAQTSEPHRVLFTEQFIRPEVRFHWRNITCPLCKSIFTILDIALLSDANKERVAHAVGEACVHLHLAEERVCREITELFKKDFIQALQESLLWPTEACALLVGPSCGKFDIYAPWNITLPKVPKPPVTPPSPPKPGSPQSKVLVLTDIHWDQNYEPGSAADCKEPLCCRKDSSSPHRWQRKAGYWGTYGKCDVPIQTVENLLENVARAGPWDWVYWTGDIPAHNVWSQTRKQQLSELTVISRLIQKHLGPNVTVYPAVGNHETTPVNSFPPPFVRGNRSSSWLYDAMADEWVTWLPEQALKTLRYGGFYTVEVQPGLRLVSLNMNFCSKENFWLMVNSTDPANQLQWLVHTLQSSENKGEKVHIIGHIPPGLCLGSWSWNYYHIVNRYESTIAGQFFGHTHLDEFQMFYDEATMTRPVGVAFIAPSITTYLNLNPGYRVYFVDGNYQGSSRLVLDHETYILNLTEANHSPGAPHTPEPNPKWALLYRATEAYGLSSMFPSDHDGLMRTFITDDRVFQKFWYFRYKGRVSKVCRESCKTETLCYLRSGRYEQMEQCDLFNGLGGNFVRAARKTLC; encoded by the exons ATGGGGCTCGTCGCTCGCCTGCTCCCCCCGGGGCTGATGATCTGCGCCCTGGTGTTCACGCTGCCGCTGTTTGGGTCCTGTCACCCTGCGCAGACCTCAGAGCCGCACAGGGTGTTGTTCACGGAGCAGTTCATCCGCCCAGAGGTCCGATTTCACTGGAGGAACATCACCTGCCCCCTCTGCAAATCTATATTCACCATCCTTGACATCGCCCTGTTG AGTGATGCAAATAAAGAGCGAGTGGCACATGCCGTAGGTGAGGCATGTGTTCACCTCCATCTGGCTGAAGAGCGGGTGTGTCGGGAAATAACGGAGCTGTTCAAAAAGGATTTCATCCAGGCCCTGCAGGAGTCCCTGCTGTGGCCCACTGAAGCATGTGCCCTGCTTGTGGGCCCTTCTTGTGGGAAATTTGACATCTACGCACCCTGGAACATCACCTTACCAAAGGTCCCTAAACCCCCTGTTACACCACCTTCTCCACCCAAACCGGGTTCTCCACAGAGCAAGGTTTTGGTTCTGACTGACATTCACTGGGACCAG AACTATGAACCCGGCAGTGCTGCCGATTGCAAAGAACCACTGTGTTGTCGTAAAGACTCGAGCTCGCCCCACAGGTGGCAGAGGAAAGCTGGGTACTGGGGAACCTACGGAAAGTGCGACGTGCCCATACAAACGGTAGAGAACCTTCTGGAAAATGTTGCCAGAGCTGGACCCTGGGATTGGGTCTACTGGACTGGAGATATACCAGCACACAATGTTTGGTCTCAGACCAGGAAACAGCAGCTGTCAGAGCTTACAGTAATATCCAGGCTCAtccaaaa ACACCTGGGACCTAATGTGACAGTTTATCCTGCCGTGGGAAACCACGAGACTACACCAGTGAACAGCTTCCCGCCACCCTTTGTACGCGGCAACCGATCTTCCTCCTGGCTTTATGATGCAATGGCAGATGAATGGGTGACATGGTTACCAGAGCAGGCTTTGAAGACCCTGAG ATATGGGGGGTTCTACACAGTGGAGGTTCAGCCTGGTCTACGGCTGGTCTCTCTCAACATGAATTTCTGTTCCAAAGAAAACTTCTGGCTGATGGTAAACTCTACTGATCCTGCTAACCAGTTGCAGTGGCTGGTCCACACTCTCCAAAGCAGTGAGAACAAGGGAGAGAAA GTACACATCATTGGTCACATCCCGCCTGGCTTGTGTCTTGGCAGCTGGAGTTGGAACTACTATCACATCGTTAACAG ATATGAAAGTACAATTGCTGGACAGTTTTTCGGCCATACCCATCTGGATGAGTTCCAGATGTTTTATGATGAGGCAACAATGACTCGCCCAGTAGGAGTGGCATTCATTGCTCCTAGTATCACTACATATTTAAATCTTAATCCAG gaTATCGTGTCTATTTTGTTGACGGGAACTACCAAGGCAGCTCTCGGCTGGTGCTTGACCATGAAACCTACATCCTAAACCTCACGGAGGCAAACCACAGTCCAGGGGCTCCCCACACCCCTGAACCAAACCCAAAGTGGGCACTGCTGTACCGTGCCACCGAGGCCTACGGTCTTTCCAGTATGTTCCCGTCCGACCACGATGGGCTGATGCGGACCTTTATTACTGATGATAGAGTCTTTCAGAAGTTCTGGTACTTCAGATATAAAGGACGCGTGTCAAAGGTCTGCAGGGAGTCCTGCAAAACCGAAACTCTCTGCTATTTGCGAAGTGGGCGGTATGAACAGATGGAACAGTGTGACCTATTTAACGGTTTGGGAGGAAATTTTGTCCGGGCAGCCAGAAAAACTCTTTGTTGA